One window from the genome of Spirosoma rhododendri encodes:
- a CDS encoding SelT/SelW/SelH family protein has protein sequence MTTPEKSTITLEYCPKCGWLMRSAWMAQELLTTFTDDVHGVLLQPSEVSGRFSVRVDEQVIFDRKTVGRFPEIKELKQLVRDVVAPEKSLGHSDRKTD, from the coding sequence ATGACAACTCCCGAAAAATCGACGATAACCCTCGAATATTGCCCCAAATGCGGCTGGCTGATGCGCTCAGCCTGGATGGCGCAGGAACTGCTGACGACCTTCACCGACGACGTGCATGGGGTGCTGCTACAGCCCTCGGAAGTGAGTGGCCGTTTCTCGGTGCGGGTCGATGAACAGGTTATTTTTGACCGTAAAACTGTCGGCCGTTTCCCCGAAATCAAAGAGTTGAAGCAGCTCGTTCGTGATGTGGTGGCACCCGAAAAATCACTGGGCCATTCCGACCGCAAGACGGACTGA
- a CDS encoding CitMHS family transporter, with protein sequence MEPANPLLALLGFATIAIFLLLIISKRLSVNTALVLVPLAMGVLAGFSPKELGEMILAGIKQVAPTGILLMFAVLYFATMLDAGLFDPVIAAIIRYVQGDPLKVIVGTAILTMIVHLDGDGTATFMIVMSAFLPIYRQLRINRLILPGIVALSVGPLHLVPWSGTSARAISTLKTDAAQLIAPNIPAILAGIVWVLAVAYWFGLKERKRLGVNALTFVHHDNLTDTQRQLRRPKLVWLNAILTIGLILTLMKGWVPAPALFVTASALALLINYPKLTEQQQVLRAHGNNIFMVSSMIFAAGVFSGILTGSKMIDAMAGSLVSAIPAHHAAWIPTLTAITSMPASLLFTPDAYYFGVIPIVSQSAAQFGINPLEIGRAALLGQMTVGFPLSPLTASTFLLVGLAEVDLGDHQRFTLKWAFGTTIVMTIVALLTGSIHL encoded by the coding sequence ATGGAACCTGCTAATCCGCTACTTGCCCTGCTTGGTTTTGCGACCATCGCCATTTTCCTGCTGCTAATCATTTCCAAACGGTTATCGGTCAACACCGCGCTGGTACTGGTACCGCTGGCGATGGGGGTTCTGGCCGGGTTTTCACCAAAGGAACTGGGCGAGATGATTCTGGCCGGTATCAAGCAGGTAGCCCCGACGGGTATTCTGCTGATGTTCGCCGTATTGTATTTCGCCACCATGCTCGACGCCGGGCTGTTCGATCCGGTCATTGCCGCCATCATTCGTTACGTACAGGGCGACCCGCTCAAAGTCATCGTCGGCACGGCCATTCTGACGATGATCGTGCACCTCGACGGCGACGGTACGGCTACGTTTATGATCGTGATGTCGGCCTTTCTGCCCATCTATCGGCAGTTGCGGATCAATCGGCTGATTCTGCCGGGCATCGTGGCTCTGAGCGTCGGGCCGCTGCACCTGGTCCCCTGGTCGGGCACGTCGGCGCGGGCCATTTCCACGCTTAAAACCGATGCCGCTCAACTTATTGCGCCCAACATTCCGGCTATTCTGGCAGGGATCGTCTGGGTGCTGGCCGTAGCGTACTGGTTTGGTCTGAAGGAGCGCAAACGACTCGGCGTCAACGCCCTGACGTTTGTTCACCACGATAACCTGACCGACACGCAGCGGCAGCTTCGGCGACCTAAACTGGTCTGGCTCAACGCCATACTGACCATCGGCCTGATTCTTACGCTGATGAAAGGCTGGGTGCCAGCCCCGGCCCTGTTTGTTACGGCGAGTGCGCTGGCACTGCTGATTAATTACCCGAAACTGACCGAACAGCAGCAGGTGTTACGCGCCCACGGCAACAACATCTTCATGGTGTCGAGCATGATCTTTGCCGCCGGGGTGTTCTCGGGTATCCTGACCGGCTCCAAGATGATCGACGCGATGGCAGGCTCGCTCGTGTCGGCTATTCCGGCGCATCATGCCGCCTGGATACCGACGCTGACGGCCATTACGAGTATGCCCGCCAGCCTGCTCTTCACGCCCGATGCTTACTACTTCGGTGTCATTCCCATCGTTAGTCAGTCGGCCGCGCAGTTTGGTATCAATCCGCTCGAAATTGGGCGGGCGGCTTTGTTAGGTCAGATGACCGTCGGCTTCCCGCTTAGTCCACTCACCGCGTCCACGTTTCTACTGGTTGGCTTGGCCGAGGTCGATCTGGGCGACCATCAGCGGTTTACGCTCAAATGGGCGTTCGGCACGACAATCGTTATGACCATCGTAGCACTACTTACCGGCTCTATTCATCTATGA
- the parS gene encoding type II RES/Xre toxin-antitoxin system antitoxin: protein MAAIPRQQQSSYQPRRASGFTIIEQAQQRVGTQQADQLANLLGLTFKELALVLQIAERTLHRFRSEGLLDSPSSERLLLLENLAAHGLLVFDGRTDALANWLRYPLRELKNQPPLALLNTISGFTLVDDVLTRIEYGVYA from the coding sequence ATGGCTGCGATCCCCCGACAACAACAAAGCAGTTACCAACCCAGGCGCGCGTCTGGCTTTACGATCATTGAGCAGGCGCAGCAACGGGTTGGTACGCAACAGGCCGACCAACTGGCAAATCTGCTGGGTCTGACGTTTAAAGAACTAGCCCTTGTTCTTCAGATCGCCGAACGGACCCTGCATCGCTTTCGGAGCGAGGGACTACTGGATAGCCCATCGTCGGAGCGGTTGCTGTTGCTGGAAAATCTGGCCGCCCACGGGCTACTGGTGTTCGACGGGCGGACCGATGCGCTGGCCAACTGGTTACGCTACCCATTACGGGAGTTGAAAAATCAGCCACCACTTGCGTTGCTGAACACAATCAGTGGCTTTACGCTGGTTGACGACGTGCTGACCCGCATCGAATACGGAGTGTACGCCTGA
- a CDS encoding MlaD family protein — translation MSSESTKRSVTVGIFVLVGLIIFVAGVFVLGGQQKRFTRSVRIMAVFNDISGLKAGNNVWFSGVKIGTVKRISFFGNSQVEVDMDVEQSSQQYIRKDAKATIGSDGLIGNKIVVITGGTISHPEIEEGDRLQTVAALSSDQILETLQENNRNLVRVTQDFKALVGNIRRGKGTVGAVLTDSLVANNFKMAMANLEKASVNTASITSSVSRFAAKLNTKGTLANELVTDTTVFRRLSRSASKLENVASNADKTVGTLGEASQNLNRASEKLNNNNSPLGVLLTDQETATNLRITLRNLNTGTKLLNEDLKAAQNNFLLRGYFKKRDKEEAKRIADSTAALPK, via the coding sequence ATGAGTTCAGAATCAACCAAACGCTCGGTCACTGTCGGTATTTTTGTTCTGGTGGGGCTAATCATCTTCGTCGCCGGGGTATTTGTACTGGGCGGTCAGCAGAAGCGCTTCACCCGAAGCGTTCGGATCATGGCCGTTTTCAACGACATCAGCGGTCTGAAAGCCGGTAACAACGTCTGGTTTTCGGGGGTCAAAATAGGCACCGTTAAGCGAATCAGCTTCTTCGGTAACTCCCAGGTTGAAGTCGACATGGACGTTGAGCAGAGTTCGCAGCAGTACATCCGCAAAGACGCCAAAGCGACGATCGGCTCCGACGGACTGATCGGCAACAAGATCGTTGTGATTACGGGCGGCACCATCAGTCACCCCGAAATCGAAGAGGGCGATCGTCTCCAGACCGTAGCCGCGCTCAGTTCCGATCAGATTCTGGAAACGTTGCAGGAAAACAACCGCAACCTCGTGCGGGTCACGCAGGATTTCAAAGCCCTGGTCGGCAATATCCGGCGCGGCAAAGGCACCGTCGGTGCGGTACTGACCGACTCGCTGGTGGCCAACAACTTCAAAATGGCGATGGCGAATCTGGAAAAAGCGTCGGTCAATACCGCATCGATCACCAGTTCGGTATCGCGCTTTGCCGCCAAACTGAACACCAAAGGCACACTGGCTAACGAACTCGTTACGGATACGACAGTATTTCGGCGGCTAAGCCGGTCGGCCAGCAAGCTGGAAAACGTAGCCAGCAATGCCGATAAAACCGTGGGTACACTAGGCGAAGCATCGCAGAACCTGAACCGGGCGTCGGAGAAACTAAATAACAACAACAGTCCGCTGGGCGTGTTGCTGACCGACCAGGAAACGGCCACCAACCTGCGCATCACGCTGCGCAACCTCAACACGGGCACTAAGCTGCTAAACGAAGACCTGAAAGCGGCCCAGAACAACTTCCTGCTACGGGGCTATTTCAAGAAGCGGGACAAGGAAGAAGCCAAGCGAATAGCTGACAGTACGGCCGCATTGCCCAAATAA
- a CDS encoding MlaE family ABC transporter permease — MLSDTKQTPAPPTEKPAEPGRLTRLFLALSDVASFVGRFFREALLPPYEFGEIIRQCYEVGYRSLLLISTTGFITGIVFTNQSRPSLSEFGATSWLPSLIAIAIVRALGPLVTALIAAGKVGSSIGAELGSMNVTEQIDAMEVSGTDPFKFLVVSRVIATSFTIPILTFYTIFVALIGAFINVSANEQTSFSSFMQEVFGAVTFLDIFASLFKSIVFGFTIGMVGAYKGFHSSKGTEGVGKAANSAVVTSMFLIFIEELLALQIIGALRGS, encoded by the coding sequence ATGCTATCCGATACGAAACAGACTCCCGCACCGCCCACAGAGAAACCTGCTGAGCCGGGGCGGCTGACCCGTCTATTCCTTGCCCTGTCTGACGTAGCGTCTTTCGTCGGGCGGTTCTTTCGGGAAGCCCTGCTGCCGCCTTACGAGTTTGGCGAGATTATCCGGCAGTGCTACGAGGTTGGCTACCGTTCGCTGCTGCTGATATCGACTACGGGTTTCATTACCGGTATCGTGTTTACCAATCAGTCGCGGCCGTCGCTGTCGGAGTTTGGGGCTACGTCGTGGCTTCCTTCCCTGATCGCCATTGCGATTGTGCGGGCGCTGGGGCCGCTGGTTACGGCCCTGATTGCCGCTGGTAAAGTAGGGTCGAGTATCGGGGCTGAACTGGGGTCGATGAACGTTACCGAACAGATCGACGCCATGGAAGTGTCGGGCACCGACCCGTTCAAGTTTCTGGTCGTCAGCCGCGTGATCGCCACGTCGTTCACAATTCCGATTCTGACGTTCTACACCATTTTTGTGGCACTGATCGGTGCGTTTATCAACGTTAGCGCCAACGAACAAACGAGCTTTTCGTCGTTCATGCAGGAAGTGTTCGGCGCCGTTACGTTCCTCGACATTTTCGCATCGCTGTTCAAGTCCATCGTCTTCGGCTTCACGATCGGTATGGTTGGTGCTTACAAAGGTTTTCACTCCTCGAAAGGCACCGAAGGCGTTGGCAAAGCCGCCAATTCCGCCGTTGTGACGTCGATGTTTTTGATATTTATTGAAGAACTCCTTGCCCTGCAAATCATCGGTGCCCTGCGGGGAAGCTGA
- a CDS encoding lytic transglycosylase domain-containing protein codes for MLKRVGLSVLMAALRPSLTIAAKLTAGPILPPNLVPASQIVPADATASRLKPLLGKPELPLLDVDFCGECMPFHQTEVVSRWKHVFTLFRPQARSLDALRERADAFFPIIEPIMAKYDIPDDFRYVPMAESDLQPRAVSHAGAAGYWQLMPGTARALGLKVGKGVDERFNAKKATEAACKYLRDLYTQLGSWSLVAAAYNAGPGHLKNQLRRNSQADYYSMTLPRETRYYLFRVLVYKEVMSRPNDYLSFLTPLPQTA; via the coding sequence TTGCTTAAACGAGTTGGATTATCGGTACTGATGGCCGCCCTGCGCCCGTCGCTTACCATTGCCGCCAAGCTAACGGCGGGCCCCATCCTCCCCCCAAACCTGGTTCCGGCCAGCCAAATTGTTCCGGCCGATGCCACGGCTTCCCGGCTCAAACCGCTTCTCGGCAAACCCGAACTCCCCCTGCTCGACGTCGATTTCTGTGGCGAGTGTATGCCGTTTCATCAGACCGAAGTTGTCAGCCGCTGGAAGCACGTTTTTACGCTGTTTCGCCCGCAGGCCCGCAGTCTCGACGCCCTCCGTGAACGCGCCGATGCCTTCTTCCCAATCATCGAACCGATCATGGCCAAGTACGACATTCCCGACGATTTTCGGTACGTGCCGATGGCCGAGAGCGACCTGCAACCGCGCGCCGTTTCACACGCGGGCGCGGCTGGTTACTGGCAATTGATGCCCGGTACGGCGCGGGCACTAGGACTGAAAGTTGGCAAAGGGGTCGACGAGCGGTTCAACGCGAAGAAAGCCACCGAAGCCGCCTGCAAATACCTGCGCGACCTGTATACTCAGCTGGGGTCATGGTCGCTGGTGGCGGCTGCGTATAATGCCGGGCCGGGCCATCTGAAAAATCAGCTCCGGCGCAACAGTCAGGCCGATTATTACAGCATGACGCTCCCGCGCGAAACCCGCTATTACCTGTTCCGGGTGCTGGTCTACAAAGAAGTGATGTCGCGCCCCAACGATTACTTATCGTTCCTGACACCTCTGCCGCAGACAGCCTAG
- a CDS encoding IlvD/Edd family dehydratase, protein MPLRSQDWFGRTGKDGFIYRAWMKNQGFPHHEFEGKPVIGICNTWSELTPCNAHFRELAEAIKRGVWEAGGFPLEFPVMSLGECQIKPTAMLFRNLASMDVEESIRGNSLDGVILMCGCDKTTPSLVMGACSVDIPTMVVSGGPMLAGRFQGRKIGTSDLWRFAEAFKMGEMSQAEFVAAEAGMARSQGHCAVMGTASTMAAMVESLGLALPDNATIPAADSRRKVLAHLTGARMVELVREGVTPSQLLTRKAFENAIMINAALGGSTNFILHLTAIAGRVGIELSLDDFDRLSAQIPLLTNLQPSGEHFVEDLFYAGGLPAVIRELENFIHTDALTVNGHTIGENCADAQCYDPAVIGSVTKPFKPESGIAVLRGNLCPNGAVLKPSAATPALMQHTGRAVVFENIDDYKARIDDPALDVDPDCVLVLKNVGPKGYPGMPEVGNMQLPAKILALGVHDMVRISDGRMSGTGFGTVVLHVSPESAVGGNLALVQNGDQITLDVTNRSLHLHVSDEELAERQSQFIAPDLGYGRGYVNLYIQHVTQAHEGADFDFLKGGSGSIVRRDSH, encoded by the coding sequence ATGCCTTTACGCTCGCAGGACTGGTTCGGCCGCACCGGAAAAGACGGCTTCATTTACCGCGCCTGGATGAAAAATCAGGGCTTTCCGCACCACGAATTTGAAGGAAAGCCCGTCATCGGAATCTGCAATACCTGGTCGGAACTGACGCCCTGCAACGCCCACTTCCGCGAACTGGCCGAAGCCATCAAGCGGGGTGTCTGGGAAGCAGGCGGCTTTCCGCTCGAATTCCCGGTGATGTCGCTGGGTGAGTGCCAGATCAAACCCACAGCCATGCTGTTTCGCAACCTGGCCAGTATGGACGTCGAAGAAAGTATCCGGGGCAACTCGCTCGACGGCGTGATCCTGATGTGCGGCTGTGACAAAACGACCCCGTCGCTGGTGATGGGCGCGTGTAGCGTCGACATTCCCACGATGGTTGTGTCGGGCGGGCCGATGCTGGCCGGTCGTTTTCAGGGACGTAAGATCGGTACGAGCGACCTGTGGCGGTTTGCCGAAGCCTTCAAAATGGGCGAGATGAGTCAGGCTGAGTTTGTGGCGGCTGAAGCGGGGATGGCCCGTTCGCAGGGGCACTGCGCCGTCATGGGAACGGCCTCTACGATGGCCGCCATGGTCGAATCGCTGGGACTGGCCCTGCCCGACAATGCCACGATCCCCGCTGCCGATTCGCGCCGGAAAGTGCTGGCCCACCTGACGGGTGCGCGCATGGTCGAGCTGGTACGCGAAGGCGTAACACCGTCGCAGCTACTGACGCGCAAGGCGTTTGAAAATGCGATTATGATCAACGCGGCCCTCGGCGGATCGACCAACTTTATTCTGCACCTGACGGCTATCGCGGGGCGCGTCGGTATCGAGCTGTCGCTGGACGATTTCGACCGGCTTTCGGCCCAAATCCCCCTGCTGACCAACCTGCAACCATCGGGTGAACATTTCGTAGAAGACCTGTTCTACGCCGGTGGCCTGCCCGCCGTGATCCGCGAACTGGAGAATTTCATCCATACCGACGCGCTGACAGTCAACGGCCATACCATCGGTGAAAACTGCGCCGACGCGCAATGCTATGACCCGGCTGTGATTGGTAGCGTTACAAAGCCGTTCAAACCGGAGTCGGGCATTGCTGTGCTGCGGGGCAACCTGTGCCCGAACGGGGCCGTGCTGAAACCGTCGGCGGCAACGCCCGCGCTCATGCAGCATACGGGCCGGGCGGTGGTGTTTGAAAACATCGACGATTACAAAGCCCGCATCGACGACCCCGCGCTCGACGTCGACCCCGATTGTGTGCTGGTGCTGAAAAACGTAGGGCCGAAGGGCTATCCGGGTATGCCCGAAGTGGGGAATATGCAGCTCCCCGCCAAAATTCTCGCGCTGGGTGTTCACGACATGGTTCGTATCTCCGACGGGCGGATGAGTGGTACGGGCTTCGGCACGGTGGTGCTGCACGTGTCGCCCGAATCGGCGGTTGGCGGCAACCTCGCCCTGGTGCAAAACGGCGATCAGATTACGCTCGACGTAACAAACCGCAGCCTGCATCTGCATGTATCGGACGAGGAACTGGCCGAGCGTCAGTCGCAATTTATCGCGCCTGATCTGGGCTACGGGCGGGGCTACGTGAACCTGTACATTCAGCACGTCACGCAGGCGCACGAAGGGGCCGACTTCGACTTTCTAAAAGGAGGCTCCGGCAGCATCGTTCGGCGCGATAGTCATTAA
- a CDS encoding acyclic terpene utilization AtuA family protein: MKQRIRIGCAAGFSGDRLEPALILTQYGQLDYLVLECLAERTIALAQKRKRHDPTQGYDPLLERRMEGLLPLLLANKVRLITNMGAANPLAAAEKIAAIARRLGLSVTVAVLTGDDVFDQLSGDETALETGQPLRASGPLLSANAYLGTDAILPALATDAQIIITGRVADPSLFVAPLVHTFGWSLTDWDQLGQATVIGHLMECAGQLTGGYFADPGLDRKDVPDMAKLGHPFVDVTADGMAVFGKVTGTGGRLSLATAKEQLLYEVMDPSQYITPDVVADFTQVRLTETGPDQISATGGRGNSRPDTLKVSVGYDGGFIGEGEISYAGANALGRAQLAGSIMQERLQDRFSDLRIDYIGSTSVHRTNFNQPPDPYEIRLRVAGRATTAQQAAQVGEEVEALYTNGPAGGGGARKYVHEVVGIVSTLLDRSRVNPQITLITA; the protein is encoded by the coding sequence ATGAAACAGCGCATTCGCATTGGCTGTGCCGCCGGTTTTTCCGGCGACCGCCTGGAACCTGCCCTGATACTAACCCAGTACGGGCAACTGGATTATCTGGTGCTGGAATGTCTGGCCGAACGTACCATCGCGCTGGCGCAGAAACGCAAACGCCACGACCCTACGCAGGGTTACGACCCGTTGCTCGAACGGCGGATGGAAGGGCTGTTGCCCCTGTTGCTGGCCAATAAAGTCCGGCTCATCACCAATATGGGGGCGGCTAATCCGCTGGCAGCGGCCGAGAAAATTGCCGCCATCGCCCGGCGGCTGGGCCTTTCGGTAACCGTTGCTGTCCTGACCGGCGACGACGTGTTTGATCAGCTTTCGGGCGACGAAACAGCACTGGAAACCGGCCAGCCGCTACGAGCGTCGGGGCCGTTGTTATCGGCAAACGCCTACCTCGGCACCGACGCCATACTGCCCGCTCTGGCGACCGACGCGCAGATCATCATTACCGGCCGGGTAGCCGATCCATCGCTGTTTGTAGCCCCGCTGGTGCATACGTTCGGCTGGTCGCTGACGGACTGGGACCAGCTTGGCCAGGCTACGGTGATAGGCCATCTCATGGAGTGTGCCGGGCAACTGACGGGCGGCTACTTTGCTGATCCGGGCCTGGACCGGAAAGACGTGCCTGACATGGCGAAACTAGGCCATCCTTTCGTGGATGTCACGGCCGACGGTATGGCTGTTTTCGGTAAAGTGACCGGCACGGGTGGTCGCCTGAGTCTGGCAACGGCGAAGGAGCAACTGCTTTACGAAGTGATGGACCCCAGCCAATACATTACACCTGACGTGGTAGCCGATTTTACGCAGGTCCGCCTGACGGAAACCGGCCCCGACCAGATCAGCGCGACAGGCGGGCGGGGAAACAGCCGCCCTGATACGCTGAAGGTCAGCGTGGGTTACGACGGTGGTTTTATCGGCGAGGGCGAAATTTCCTACGCTGGCGCGAATGCGCTGGGCCGTGCTCAACTGGCGGGTAGCATCATGCAGGAGCGGCTACAGGACCGGTTCAGCGACCTGCGTATCGACTACATCGGTAGCACGTCCGTTCACCGTACCAATTTCAATCAGCCTCCCGACCCCTACGAGATTCGGCTGCGGGTGGCGGGCCGGGCGACGACCGCGCAGCAGGCGGCACAGGTCGGCGAAGAAGTCGAAGCCCTGTACACCAACGGCCCGGCGGGTGGCGGTGGTGCCCGCAAATACGTACACGAAGTCGTCGGGATTGTATCGACCTTGCTCGACCGCAGCCGGGTAAACCCTCAGATTACGCTGATAACCGCATGA
- a CDS encoding cation:proton antiporter, which yields MDNYTAISILVALGALLSYINLRFIRLPGTIGIVVLASVITILSLVLGSLSASFAALLRDLTERIDFSRTLLEIMLGFLLFAAALQVDFNDLKAQFKPVLVMGTVGVILSTVLFAFGFLFLTRALSIDMPLIFCFMFGALISPTDPVAVGAVLRQSPIPHRLETIITGESLINDGVGLVLFVSLQEVADPNVDFRFSDALLLFAREVIGGISLGLAMGYVAYRLIKATDDFQTVVLLSLALVMVLSVFTTAVHASVPLAEVAAGLLLGTRLSGSKDQNSPKAYLNRFWHLIDEMLNTILFVMIGLQIIVLPVLSDYLLIGLLSIPLMVLARGLSIALPFLLQFRREQQTPGSLRILTWAGLRGGISIALALSLPDSDYKEVILASCYCLVLFSIVGQGLTLGRLVTSVAQPRQAKA from the coding sequence ATGGACAATTATACCGCCATCAGCATTCTGGTGGCCCTCGGTGCACTTTTATCGTACATCAACCTTCGCTTTATCCGGTTGCCCGGTACTATCGGCATCGTGGTACTGGCGTCGGTCATCACGATCCTGTCGCTGGTACTGGGTAGCCTGTCGGCGAGTTTCGCTGCACTGCTGCGCGACCTCACCGAACGTATCGACTTTTCCCGCACACTGCTGGAAATCATGCTGGGCTTTCTGTTGTTTGCCGCTGCCCTTCAGGTAGATTTCAACGACCTGAAAGCGCAGTTCAAGCCGGTGCTCGTTATGGGCACGGTCGGCGTTATTCTGTCGACGGTTTTGTTTGCGTTCGGGTTTCTGTTTCTCACCAGAGCCCTGAGCATCGACATGCCGCTTATTTTCTGCTTTATGTTCGGGGCACTGATCTCGCCCACCGACCCGGTTGCGGTAGGGGCGGTTTTGCGGCAGTCGCCCATTCCGCATCGGCTGGAAACGATCATCACCGGCGAATCGCTCATCAATGATGGTGTGGGGCTGGTACTGTTTGTGTCATTACAGGAAGTGGCCGACCCGAACGTCGATTTCCGGTTTTCCGATGCGCTGCTGCTGTTCGCCCGTGAAGTTATCGGCGGTATCAGTCTCGGGCTGGCGATGGGCTACGTGGCGTATCGCCTGATCAAAGCGACCGACGATTTTCAGACCGTAGTGCTCCTGTCGCTGGCGCTGGTCATGGTATTGTCGGTTTTCACGACGGCAGTACACGCATCGGTACCGCTGGCGGAAGTAGCAGCCGGTCTGCTGCTGGGCACCCGCCTGTCGGGCTCCAAAGACCAGAACTCGCCCAAAGCGTACCTCAACCGGTTCTGGCACCTGATCGATGAGATGCTCAATACGATTCTCTTCGTGATGATCGGGTTGCAGATCATTGTGCTGCCCGTCCTGTCTGACTACCTGCTCATTGGGCTGCTCTCCATTCCGCTGATGGTGCTGGCACGCGGGCTGAGCATCGCGCTGCCGTTTCTGCTTCAGTTTCGGCGGGAACAACAAACGCCCGGCAGCCTGCGGATTCTGACGTGGGCTGGTCTGCGGGGTGGCATTTCCATCGCCCTGGCGCTGTCGCTACCCGATTCTGACTATAAGGAAGTTATTCTGGCGAGCTGTTACTGCCTGGTTTTGTTCTCCATCGTGGGTCAGGGGCTTACCCTGGGTCGGCTGGTGACATCGGTCGCGCAGCCCAGGCAGGCGAAAGCCTGA
- a CDS encoding EamA/RhaT family transporter, producing the protein MLFLLLSIVLSVLLLLNFRLFPRYDINTFQAIVFNYPVCFLTGWLLMPAGESTPGQSFSIDLHQTWTWMAFALGVGFIVTFLLAGASTQRMGITVTSLANNLSLVIPVCFSLFVFSSGNAARFDALNYIGLVLAIVAVGLSTYRPSAPVAATEGPAPDSSPKTRRSLGAVLLPVAVFLCYGATNTTINYMNINYIPSADKTVQVTLTMVLGAIVAGAVMLLIRLVRGQETLQLRSLVGAVTLGIPNFLSFYTLLLALSAFGGNGALVYPIYNIGVILVASAVAGLFFQEKLSTANRVGLGLAVLAIGLLSWQQFV; encoded by the coding sequence ATGCTTTTTCTACTGCTGAGCATCGTTCTTTCGGTACTGCTGCTCCTGAATTTTCGGTTGTTTCCCCGCTACGACATCAACACGTTCCAGGCGATCGTTTTCAACTACCCGGTCTGTTTCCTGACGGGCTGGCTGCTGATGCCAGCGGGCGAATCCACGCCGGGCCAGTCGTTCAGCATCGATCTGCACCAAACCTGGACCTGGATGGCGTTTGCGCTGGGCGTGGGCTTTATCGTGACGTTCCTGCTGGCGGGTGCGTCGACCCAGCGAATGGGCATCACCGTGACCTCGCTGGCGAATAATCTGTCGCTCGTGATTCCGGTCTGCTTTAGTTTGTTTGTATTCAGCAGTGGCAACGCGGCACGCTTCGATGCGCTGAATTACATCGGGCTGGTGCTGGCTATCGTAGCTGTCGGGCTGAGCACGTACCGACCATCCGCGCCGGTGGCTGCTACCGAAGGGCCTGCCCCTGACAGCAGTCCCAAAACCCGCCGATCGCTGGGGGCGGTGTTGCTGCCCGTCGCCGTATTTCTGTGCTACGGGGCCACAAATACGACGATCAACTACATGAACATCAACTACATACCATCGGCCGATAAGACCGTGCAGGTTACGCTGACGATGGTGCTGGGGGCTATTGTTGCCGGGGCCGTTATGCTGCTGATCCGGCTGGTACGTGGGCAGGAGACGTTGCAGCTGCGCAGTCTGGTTGGTGCCGTAACGCTGGGTATTCCCAACTTCCTGAGTTTTTACACCCTGCTGCTGGCGTTATCGGCGTTCGGCGGTAACGGCGCGCTGGTTTACCCGATTTATAACATTGGCGTTATTCTGGTAGCGTCAGCGGTGGCGGGGCTTTTCTTCCAAGAAAAATTAAGCACGGCCAACCGCGTAGGACTCGGACTGGCCGTGCTGGCTATTGGGTTGCTGTCGTGGCAGCAGTTTGTGTAG
- a CDS encoding AtuA-related protein: MSIKLYDIAHSRAGDKGNTLTLSLIPYDPADYPLLRDRVTAEVVQTHLQAIVAGPITRYELPNLPALHFVCQRALTGGVTTSLTMDTHGKTLSYALLELFIDD, from the coding sequence ATGAGCATCAAACTGTATGACATCGCCCACAGCCGGGCGGGCGACAAAGGCAATACGCTGACTCTGTCGCTGATTCCGTACGACCCCGCCGACTATCCGCTCCTGCGCGATCGCGTAACGGCCGAGGTCGTGCAAACGCATTTGCAGGCGATCGTCGCCGGGCCGATTACGCGGTATGAACTGCCGAATCTGCCCGCGCTTCACTTCGTCTGCCAGCGGGCACTGACCGGCGGGGTAACGACGTCGCTGACCATGGACACGCACGGAAAAACCCTCAGCTACGCCCTGCTCGAACTCTTTATCGACGACTGA